In Solidesulfovibrio sp., the following proteins share a genomic window:
- a CDS encoding NifU family protein has product MREQIEAALGKIRPALQADGGDVELVEVTETGIARVRLTGACKGCPMSQMTLKNGVERILKQEVPGLTAVEAV; this is encoded by the coding sequence ATGCGAGAGCAGATCGAAGCCGCGCTGGGCAAGATCCGCCCGGCCCTGCAGGCCGACGGCGGCGACGTGGAACTGGTCGAGGTGACGGAGACGGGCATTGCCCGGGTGCGCCTGACCGGGGCCTGCAAGGGCTGCCCCATGTCGCAGATGACGCTGAAAAACGGCGTCGAGCGCATCCTCAAACAGGAAGTGCCGGGCCTTACGGCCGTGGAAGCGGTCTAG